One segment of Drosophila mauritiana strain mau12 chromosome 3R, ASM438214v1, whole genome shotgun sequence DNA contains the following:
- the LOC117144885 gene encoding sodium/potassium-transporting ATPase subunit alpha isoform X3, with protein sequence MALRSDYEHGRADSYRVATVIATDDDNRTADGQYKSRRKMPAKVNKKENLDDLKQELDIDFHKISPEELYQRFQTHPENGLSHAKAKENLERDGPNALTPPKQTPEWVKFCKNLFGGFAMLLWIGAILCFVAYSIQASTSEEPADDNLYLGIVLSAVVIVTGIFSYYQESKSSKIMESFKNMVPQFATVIREGEKLTLRAEDLVLGDVVEVKFGDRIPADIRIIEARNFKVDNSSLTGESEPQSRGAEFTHENPLETKNLAFFSTNAVEGTAKGVVISCGDHTVMGRIAGLASGLDTGETPIAKEIHHFIHLITGVAVFLGVTFFVIAFILGYHWLDAVIFLIGIIVANVPEGLLATVTVCLTLTAKRMASKNCLVKNLEAVETLGSTSTICSDKTGTLTQNRMTVAHMWFDNQIIEADTTEDQSGVQYDRTSPGFKALSRIATLCNRAEFKGGQDGVPILKKEVSGDASEAALLKCMELALGDVMNIRKRNKKIAEVPFNSTNKYQVSIHETEDSNDPRYLLVMKGAPERILERCSTIFINGKEKVLDEEMKEAFNNAYMELGGLGERVLGFCDFMLPSDKYPNGFKFNTDDINFPIDNLRFVGLMSMIDPPRAAVPDAVAKCRSAGIKVIMVTGDHPITAKAIAKSVGIISEGNETVEDIAQRLNIPISEVNPREAKAAVVHGAELRDVSSDQLDEILRYHTEIVFARTSPQQKLIIVEGCQRMGAIVAVTGDGVNDSPALKKADIGVAMGIAGSDVSKQAADMILLDDNFASIVTGVEEGRLIFDNLKKSIAYTLTSNIPEISPFLAFILCDIPLPLGTVTILCIDLGTDMIPAISLAYEQAESDIMKRQPRDPYRDNLVNRRLISMAYGQIGMIQAAAGFFVYFVIMAENGFLPKKLFGIRKMWDSKAVNDLTDSYGQEWTYRDRKTLEYTCHTAFFISIVVVQWADLIICKTRRNSIFQQGMRNWALNFGLVFETVLAAFLSYCPGMEKGLRMYPLKLVWWFPAIPFALAIFIYDETRRFYLRRNPGGWLEQETYY encoded by the exons atGGCGTTAAGGTCGGATTACGAG CATGGGAGGGCGGACTCTTATCGAGTCGCCACGGTTATAGCCACCGATGACGACAATCGCACAGCCGATGGCCAGTACAAG TCAAGACGCAAGATGCCGGCCAAAGTTAATAAAAAGGAGAATTTAGATGATCTCAAACAGGAGTTGGATATCGATTTTCATAAAATCTCTCCTGAGGAATTGTATCAGCGCTTTCAGACACATCCCGAAAAT GGTCTAAGTCACGCCAAGGCCAAGGAAAACTTGGAGCGCGATGGTCCCAATGCGCTGACGCCACCCAAGCAGACGCCCGAATGGGTGAAGTTCTGTAAGAACCTGTTCGGTGGCTTCGCCATGTTGCTGTGGATCGGTGCTATTCTCTGCTTTGTGGCCTATTCTATCCAGGCCAGCACCAGCGAGGAGCCGGCCGACGATAATTTGTATCTGGGTATTGTACTTTCCGCTGTCGTCATCGTGACGGGCATTTTCTCATACTATCAG GAATCGAAAAGTTCTAAGATCATGGAATCGTTCAAGAACATGGTACCCCAGTTCGCCACCGTCATCCGCGAGGGCGAGAAACTCACGCTGCGCGCTGAGGATCTCGTTCTGGGCGATGTCGTTGAGGTGAAGTTCGGCGACCGTATCCCCGCTGATATCCGCATCATCGAGGCGCGCAACTTCAAGGTGGACAACTCCTCGCTGACCGGCGAGTCGGAGCCGCAGTCCCGCGGTGCCGAGTTCACCCATGAGAATCCACTGGAGACCAAGAATCTGGCCTTCTTCTCCACCAACGCCGTCGAGGGCACTGCCAAGGGCGTGGTCATCAGCTGTGGTGATCACACCGTCATGGGCCGCATTGCTGGCCTTGCCTCCGGTCTAGACACCGGCGAGACGCCCATTGCCAAGGAGATCCACCATTTCATCCACCTTATTACCGGCGTGGCCGTGTTCCTGGGCGTCACCTTCTTCGTGATTGCCTTCATCCTGGGCTACCACTGGCTGGACGCTGTCATCTTTTTGATCGGTATCATCGTCGCCAACGTGCCCGAGGGTCTGCTGGCCACCGTCACTGTGTGCCTGACCCTTACCGCCAAGCGTATGGCCTCCAAGAACTGTCTGGTGAAGAATCTGGAGGCCGTGGAGACCCTTGGCTCCACATCGACCATCTGTTCCGATAAGACCGGCACCCTCACCCAGAACCGAATGACGGTCGCCCACATGTGGTTCGATAATCAGATCATCGAGGCCGACACAACTGAGGATCAGTCGGGTGTTCAATACGATAGAACCAGCCCTGGATTCAAGGCGCTCTCTCGCATTGCCACTCTCTGTAACCGTGCCGAGTTCAAGGGAGGCCAAGATGGCGTCCCCATCCTCAAGAAAGAAGTCAGTGGAGATGCCTCCGAGGCTGCTCTGCTCAAGTGCATGGAACTGGCTCTGGGCGATGTGATGAACATTCGCAAGCGTAATAAGAAGATTGCCGAGGTGCCCTTCAACTCCACCAACAAATACCAAGTTTCCATCCACGAAACCGAGGATTCCAACGATCCGCGCTACTTGCTCGTTATGAAGGGAGCCCCCGAACGTATCTTGGAGCGCTGCTCTACCATTTTCATCAACGGCAAAGAGAAGGTTCTGGACGAGGAGATGAAGGAGGCGTTCAACAATGCCTACATGGAACTCGGTGGACTGGGTGAGCGCGTGCTCGGTTTCTGTGACTTTATGCTGCCATCCGACAAGTATCCCAACGGCTTTAAGTTCAACACCGACGACATCAACTTCCCCATCGATAATCTGCGTTTCGTCGGCCTTATGTCCATGATTGATCCCCCACGTGCTGCCGTGCCCGATGCCGTTGCCAAGTGCCGATCAGCCGGTATCAAGGTCATCATGGTCACCGGCGATCACCCGATCACTGCCAAGGCCATCGCCAAGTCTGTCGGTATTATATCCGAGGGCAACGAGACCGTCGAGGACATTGCCCAGCGCCTCAACATCCCCATCTCTGAAGTGAATCCCCGCGAGGCCAAGGCCGCCGTCGTCCATGGCGCTGAGCTCCGTGATGTGTCCAGCGACCAGCTTGATGAAATCCTCCGCTACCACACCGAGATCGTCTTCGCCCGTACCTCGCCCCAGCAGAAACTGATCATTGTCGAGGGTTGCCAGCGCATGGGAGCTATTGTGGCCGTGACTGGTGATGGTGTCAACGATTCTCCCGCTCTAAAGAAGGCCGATATCGGTGTTGCCATGGGTATTGCCGGTTCCGATGTGTCCAAGCAG GCTGCTGACATGATTTTGCTGGACGACAACTTTGCCTCCATTGTGACTGGTGTGGAGGAGGGTCGCCTGATCTTCGATAACCTGAAAAAGTCCATCGCCTACACCCTGACCTCCAACATTCCCGAAATCTCGCCCTTCCTGGCCTTCATCCTCTGCGACATACCACTGCCACTGGGAACCGTGACGATTCTGTGCATCGATCTGGGCACTGACATG ATTCCGGCCATTTCACTCGCTTACGAGCAAGCCGAGAGCGATATTATGAAGCGTCAGCCGAGAGATCCGTATCGCGACAACTTGGTGAACCGCAG GTTGATTTCGATGGCCTACGGACAGATCGGCATGATCCAGGCCGCCGCCGGCTTCTTTGTGTACTTCGTCATCATGGCTGAGAACGGCTTTTTGCCCAAGAAACTGTTCGGCATTCGTAAGATGTGGGACTCAAAGGCTGTCAACGATCTAACTGACTCCTACGGTCAAGAATGG ACCTACCGCGACCGCAAGACCTTGGAGTACACATGCCACACGGCCTTCTTCATCTCGATCGTGGTTGTGCAATGGGCCGATCTGATCATCTGCAAGACGCGTCGTAACTCGATCTTCCAGCAGGGCATGCGCAACTGGGCTTTGAACTTTGGCCTCGTCTTTGAAACCGTGCTGGCCGCGTTCCTCTCGTACTGCCCGGGCATGGAGAAGGGTCTGCGCATGTACCCCCTGAA ACTCGTCTGGTGGTTCCCGGCTATTCCATTTGCGCTGGCTATCTTCATCTATGACGAGACCCGTCGTTTCTACTTGCGCCGCAACCCCGGAGGCTGGTTGGAGCAGGAGACCTACTATTAA
- the LOC117144885 gene encoding sodium/potassium-transporting ATPase subunit alpha isoform X1: MALRSDYEHGRADSYRVATVIATDDDNRTADGQYKSRRKMPAKVNKKENLDDLKQELDIDFHKISPEELYQRFQTHPENGLSHAKAKENLERDGPNALTPPKQTPEWVKFCKNLFGGFAMLLWIGAILCFVAYSIQASTSEEPADDNLYLGIVLSAVVIVTGIFSYYQESKSSKIMESFKNMVPQFATVIREGEKLTLRAEDLVLGDVVEVKFGDRIPADIRIIEARNFKVDNSSLTGESEPQSRGAEFTHENPLETKNLAFFSTNAVEGTAKGVVISCGDHTVMGRIAGLASGLDTGETPIAKEIHHFIHLITGVAVFLGVTFFVIAFILGYHWLDAVIFLIGIIVANVPEGLLATVTVCLTLTAKRMASKNCLVKNLEAVETLGSTSTICSDKTGTLTQNRMTVAHMWFDNQIIEADTTEDQSGVQYDRTSPGFKALSRIATLCNRAEFKGGQDGVPILKKEVSGDASEAALLKCMELALGDVMNIRKRNKKIAEVPFNSTNKYQVSIHETEDSNDPRYLLVMKGAPERILERCSTIFINGKEKVLDEEMKEAFNNAYMELGGLGERVLGFCDFMLPSDKYPNGFKFNTDDINFPIDNLRFVGLMSMIDPPRAAVPDAVAKCRSAGIKVIMVTGDHPITAKAIAKSVGIISEGNETVEDIAQRLNIPISEVNPREAKAAVVHGAELRDVSSDQLDEILRYHTEIVFARTSPQQKLIIVEGCQRMGAIVAVTGDGVNDSPALKKADIGVAMGIAGSDVSKQAADMILLDDNFASIVTGVEEGRLIFDNLKKSIAYTLTSNIPEISPFLAFILCDIPLPLGTVTILCIDLGTDMVPAISLAYEHAEADIMKRPPRDPFNDKLVNSRLISMAYGQIGMIQAAAGFFVYFVIMAENGFLPKKLFGIRKMWDSKAVNDLTDSYGQEWTYRDRKTLEYTCHTAFFISIVVVQWADLIICKTRRNSIFQQGMRNWALNFGLVFETVLAAFLSYCPGMEKGLRMYPLKLVWWFPAIPFALAIFIYDETRRFYLRRNPGGWLEQETYY; this comes from the exons atGGCGTTAAGGTCGGATTACGAG CATGGGAGGGCGGACTCTTATCGAGTCGCCACGGTTATAGCCACCGATGACGACAATCGCACAGCCGATGGCCAGTACAAG TCAAGACGCAAGATGCCGGCCAAAGTTAATAAAAAGGAGAATTTAGATGATCTCAAACAGGAGTTGGATATCGATTTTCATAAAATCTCTCCTGAGGAATTGTATCAGCGCTTTCAGACACATCCCGAAAAT GGTCTAAGTCACGCCAAGGCCAAGGAAAACTTGGAGCGCGATGGTCCCAATGCGCTGACGCCACCCAAGCAGACGCCCGAATGGGTGAAGTTCTGTAAGAACCTGTTCGGTGGCTTCGCCATGTTGCTGTGGATCGGTGCTATTCTCTGCTTTGTGGCCTATTCTATCCAGGCCAGCACCAGCGAGGAGCCGGCCGACGATAATTTGTATCTGGGTATTGTACTTTCCGCTGTCGTCATCGTGACGGGCATTTTCTCATACTATCAG GAATCGAAAAGTTCTAAGATCATGGAATCGTTCAAGAACATGGTACCCCAGTTCGCCACCGTCATCCGCGAGGGCGAGAAACTCACGCTGCGCGCTGAGGATCTCGTTCTGGGCGATGTCGTTGAGGTGAAGTTCGGCGACCGTATCCCCGCTGATATCCGCATCATCGAGGCGCGCAACTTCAAGGTGGACAACTCCTCGCTGACCGGCGAGTCGGAGCCGCAGTCCCGCGGTGCCGAGTTCACCCATGAGAATCCACTGGAGACCAAGAATCTGGCCTTCTTCTCCACCAACGCCGTCGAGGGCACTGCCAAGGGCGTGGTCATCAGCTGTGGTGATCACACCGTCATGGGCCGCATTGCTGGCCTTGCCTCCGGTCTAGACACCGGCGAGACGCCCATTGCCAAGGAGATCCACCATTTCATCCACCTTATTACCGGCGTGGCCGTGTTCCTGGGCGTCACCTTCTTCGTGATTGCCTTCATCCTGGGCTACCACTGGCTGGACGCTGTCATCTTTTTGATCGGTATCATCGTCGCCAACGTGCCCGAGGGTCTGCTGGCCACCGTCACTGTGTGCCTGACCCTTACCGCCAAGCGTATGGCCTCCAAGAACTGTCTGGTGAAGAATCTGGAGGCCGTGGAGACCCTTGGCTCCACATCGACCATCTGTTCCGATAAGACCGGCACCCTCACCCAGAACCGAATGACGGTCGCCCACATGTGGTTCGATAATCAGATCATCGAGGCCGACACAACTGAGGATCAGTCGGGTGTTCAATACGATAGAACCAGCCCTGGATTCAAGGCGCTCTCTCGCATTGCCACTCTCTGTAACCGTGCCGAGTTCAAGGGAGGCCAAGATGGCGTCCCCATCCTCAAGAAAGAAGTCAGTGGAGATGCCTCCGAGGCTGCTCTGCTCAAGTGCATGGAACTGGCTCTGGGCGATGTGATGAACATTCGCAAGCGTAATAAGAAGATTGCCGAGGTGCCCTTCAACTCCACCAACAAATACCAAGTTTCCATCCACGAAACCGAGGATTCCAACGATCCGCGCTACTTGCTCGTTATGAAGGGAGCCCCCGAACGTATCTTGGAGCGCTGCTCTACCATTTTCATCAACGGCAAAGAGAAGGTTCTGGACGAGGAGATGAAGGAGGCGTTCAACAATGCCTACATGGAACTCGGTGGACTGGGTGAGCGCGTGCTCGGTTTCTGTGACTTTATGCTGCCATCCGACAAGTATCCCAACGGCTTTAAGTTCAACACCGACGACATCAACTTCCCCATCGATAATCTGCGTTTCGTCGGCCTTATGTCCATGATTGATCCCCCACGTGCTGCCGTGCCCGATGCCGTTGCCAAGTGCCGATCAGCCGGTATCAAGGTCATCATGGTCACCGGCGATCACCCGATCACTGCCAAGGCCATCGCCAAGTCTGTCGGTATTATATCCGAGGGCAACGAGACCGTCGAGGACATTGCCCAGCGCCTCAACATCCCCATCTCTGAAGTGAATCCCCGCGAGGCCAAGGCCGCCGTCGTCCATGGCGCTGAGCTCCGTGATGTGTCCAGCGACCAGCTTGATGAAATCCTCCGCTACCACACCGAGATCGTCTTCGCCCGTACCTCGCCCCAGCAGAAACTGATCATTGTCGAGGGTTGCCAGCGCATGGGAGCTATTGTGGCCGTGACTGGTGATGGTGTCAACGATTCTCCCGCTCTAAAGAAGGCCGATATCGGTGTTGCCATGGGTATTGCCGGTTCCGATGTGTCCAAGCAG GCTGCTGACATGATTTTGCTGGACGACAACTTTGCCTCCATTGTGACTGGTGTGGAGGAGGGTCGCCTGATCTTCGATAACCTGAAAAAGTCCATCGCCTACACCCTGACCTCCAACATTCCCGAAATCTCGCCCTTCCTGGCCTTCATCCTCTGCGACATACCACTGCCACTGGGAACCGTGACGATTCTGTGCATCGATCTGGGCACTGACATG GTGCCAGCCATTTCATTGGCCTACGAACATGCTGAAGCCGATATTATGAAGCGTCCGCCACGTGACCCCTTCAACGATAAATTAGTGAACTCAAG GTTGATTTCGATGGCCTACGGACAGATCGGCATGATCCAGGCCGCCGCCGGCTTCTTTGTGTACTTCGTCATCATGGCTGAGAACGGCTTTTTGCCCAAGAAACTGTTCGGCATTCGTAAGATGTGGGACTCAAAGGCTGTCAACGATCTAACTGACTCCTACGGTCAAGAATGG ACCTACCGCGACCGCAAGACCTTGGAGTACACATGCCACACGGCCTTCTTCATCTCGATCGTGGTTGTGCAATGGGCCGATCTGATCATCTGCAAGACGCGTCGTAACTCGATCTTCCAGCAGGGCATGCGCAACTGGGCTTTGAACTTTGGCCTCGTCTTTGAAACCGTGCTGGCCGCGTTCCTCTCGTACTGCCCGGGCATGGAGAAGGGTCTGCGCATGTACCCCCTGAA ACTCGTCTGGTGGTTCCCGGCTATTCCATTTGCGCTGGCTATCTTCATCTATGACGAGACCCGTCGTTTCTACTTGCGCCGCAACCCCGGAGGCTGGTTGGAGCAGGAGACCTACTATTAA
- the LOC117144885 gene encoding sodium/potassium-transporting ATPase subunit alpha isoform X2, with protein MALRSDYEHGRADSYRVATVIATDDDNRTADGQYKSRRKMPAKVNKKENLDDLKQELDIDFHKISPEELYQRFQTHPENGLSHAKAKENLERDGPNALTPPKQTPEWVKFCKNLFGGFAMLLWIGAILCFVAYSIQASTSEEPADDNLYLGIVLSAVVIVTGIFSYYQESKSSKIMESFKNMVPQFATVIREGEKLTLRAEDLVLGDVVEVKFGDRIPADIRIIEARNFKVDNSSLTGESEPQSRGAEFTHENPLETKNLAFFSTNAVEGTAKGVVISCGDHTVMGRIAGLASGLDTGETPIAKEIHHFIHLITGVAVFLGVTFFVIAFILGYHWLDAVIFLIGIIVANVPEGLLATVTVCLTLTAKRMASKNCLVKNLEAVETLGSTSTICSDKTGTLTQNRMTVAHMWFDNQIIEADTTEDQSGVQYDRTSPGFKALSRIATLCNRAEFKGGQDGVPILKKEVSGDASEAALLKCMELALGDVMNIRKRNKKIAEVPFNSTNKYQVSIHETEDSNDPRYLLVMKGAPERILERCSTIFINGKEKVLDEEMKEAFNNAYMELGGLGERVLGFCDFMLPSDKYPNGFKFNTDDINFPIDNLRFVGLMSMIDPPRAAVPDAVAKCRSAGIKVIMVTGDHPITAKAIAKSVGIISEGNETVEDIAQRLNIPISEVNPREAKAAVVHGAELRDVSSDQLDEILRYHTEIVFARTSPQQKLIIVEGCQRMGAIVAVTGDGVNDSPALKKADIGVAMGIAGSDVSKQAADMILLDDNFASIVTGVEEGRLIFDNLKKSIAYTLTSNIPEISPFLAFILCDIPLPLGTVTILCIDLGTDMVPAISLAYETAESDIMKRQPRNPFQDKLVNERLISMAYGQIGMIQAAAGFFVYFVIMAENGFLPKKLFGIRKMWDSKAVNDLTDSYGQEWTYRDRKTLEYTCHTAFFISIVVVQWADLIICKTRRNSIFQQGMRNWALNFGLVFETVLAAFLSYCPGMEKGLRMYPLKLVWWFPAIPFALAIFIYDETRRFYLRRNPGGWLEQETYY; from the exons atGGCGTTAAGGTCGGATTACGAG CATGGGAGGGCGGACTCTTATCGAGTCGCCACGGTTATAGCCACCGATGACGACAATCGCACAGCCGATGGCCAGTACAAG TCAAGACGCAAGATGCCGGCCAAAGTTAATAAAAAGGAGAATTTAGATGATCTCAAACAGGAGTTGGATATCGATTTTCATAAAATCTCTCCTGAGGAATTGTATCAGCGCTTTCAGACACATCCCGAAAAT GGTCTAAGTCACGCCAAGGCCAAGGAAAACTTGGAGCGCGATGGTCCCAATGCGCTGACGCCACCCAAGCAGACGCCCGAATGGGTGAAGTTCTGTAAGAACCTGTTCGGTGGCTTCGCCATGTTGCTGTGGATCGGTGCTATTCTCTGCTTTGTGGCCTATTCTATCCAGGCCAGCACCAGCGAGGAGCCGGCCGACGATAATTTGTATCTGGGTATTGTACTTTCCGCTGTCGTCATCGTGACGGGCATTTTCTCATACTATCAG GAATCGAAAAGTTCTAAGATCATGGAATCGTTCAAGAACATGGTACCCCAGTTCGCCACCGTCATCCGCGAGGGCGAGAAACTCACGCTGCGCGCTGAGGATCTCGTTCTGGGCGATGTCGTTGAGGTGAAGTTCGGCGACCGTATCCCCGCTGATATCCGCATCATCGAGGCGCGCAACTTCAAGGTGGACAACTCCTCGCTGACCGGCGAGTCGGAGCCGCAGTCCCGCGGTGCCGAGTTCACCCATGAGAATCCACTGGAGACCAAGAATCTGGCCTTCTTCTCCACCAACGCCGTCGAGGGCACTGCCAAGGGCGTGGTCATCAGCTGTGGTGATCACACCGTCATGGGCCGCATTGCTGGCCTTGCCTCCGGTCTAGACACCGGCGAGACGCCCATTGCCAAGGAGATCCACCATTTCATCCACCTTATTACCGGCGTGGCCGTGTTCCTGGGCGTCACCTTCTTCGTGATTGCCTTCATCCTGGGCTACCACTGGCTGGACGCTGTCATCTTTTTGATCGGTATCATCGTCGCCAACGTGCCCGAGGGTCTGCTGGCCACCGTCACTGTGTGCCTGACCCTTACCGCCAAGCGTATGGCCTCCAAGAACTGTCTGGTGAAGAATCTGGAGGCCGTGGAGACCCTTGGCTCCACATCGACCATCTGTTCCGATAAGACCGGCACCCTCACCCAGAACCGAATGACGGTCGCCCACATGTGGTTCGATAATCAGATCATCGAGGCCGACACAACTGAGGATCAGTCGGGTGTTCAATACGATAGAACCAGCCCTGGATTCAAGGCGCTCTCTCGCATTGCCACTCTCTGTAACCGTGCCGAGTTCAAGGGAGGCCAAGATGGCGTCCCCATCCTCAAGAAAGAAGTCAGTGGAGATGCCTCCGAGGCTGCTCTGCTCAAGTGCATGGAACTGGCTCTGGGCGATGTGATGAACATTCGCAAGCGTAATAAGAAGATTGCCGAGGTGCCCTTCAACTCCACCAACAAATACCAAGTTTCCATCCACGAAACCGAGGATTCCAACGATCCGCGCTACTTGCTCGTTATGAAGGGAGCCCCCGAACGTATCTTGGAGCGCTGCTCTACCATTTTCATCAACGGCAAAGAGAAGGTTCTGGACGAGGAGATGAAGGAGGCGTTCAACAATGCCTACATGGAACTCGGTGGACTGGGTGAGCGCGTGCTCGGTTTCTGTGACTTTATGCTGCCATCCGACAAGTATCCCAACGGCTTTAAGTTCAACACCGACGACATCAACTTCCCCATCGATAATCTGCGTTTCGTCGGCCTTATGTCCATGATTGATCCCCCACGTGCTGCCGTGCCCGATGCCGTTGCCAAGTGCCGATCAGCCGGTATCAAGGTCATCATGGTCACCGGCGATCACCCGATCACTGCCAAGGCCATCGCCAAGTCTGTCGGTATTATATCCGAGGGCAACGAGACCGTCGAGGACATTGCCCAGCGCCTCAACATCCCCATCTCTGAAGTGAATCCCCGCGAGGCCAAGGCCGCCGTCGTCCATGGCGCTGAGCTCCGTGATGTGTCCAGCGACCAGCTTGATGAAATCCTCCGCTACCACACCGAGATCGTCTTCGCCCGTACCTCGCCCCAGCAGAAACTGATCATTGTCGAGGGTTGCCAGCGCATGGGAGCTATTGTGGCCGTGACTGGTGATGGTGTCAACGATTCTCCCGCTCTAAAGAAGGCCGATATCGGTGTTGCCATGGGTATTGCCGGTTCCGATGTGTCCAAGCAG GCTGCTGACATGATTTTGCTGGACGACAACTTTGCCTCCATTGTGACTGGTGTGGAGGAGGGTCGCCTGATCTTCGATAACCTGAAAAAGTCCATCGCCTACACCCTGACCTCCAACATTCCCGAAATCTCGCCCTTCCTGGCCTTCATCCTCTGCGACATACCACTGCCACTGGGAACCGTGACGATTCTGTGCATCGATCTGGGCACTGACATG GTGCCAGCCATTTCCTTAGCTTATGAGACGGCTGAATCCGATATTATGAAACGCCAGCCGAGGAACCCCTTCCAAGATAAACTGGTCAACGAAAG GTTGATTTCGATGGCCTACGGACAGATCGGCATGATCCAGGCCGCCGCCGGCTTCTTTGTGTACTTCGTCATCATGGCTGAGAACGGCTTTTTGCCCAAGAAACTGTTCGGCATTCGTAAGATGTGGGACTCAAAGGCTGTCAACGATCTAACTGACTCCTACGGTCAAGAATGG ACCTACCGCGACCGCAAGACCTTGGAGTACACATGCCACACGGCCTTCTTCATCTCGATCGTGGTTGTGCAATGGGCCGATCTGATCATCTGCAAGACGCGTCGTAACTCGATCTTCCAGCAGGGCATGCGCAACTGGGCTTTGAACTTTGGCCTCGTCTTTGAAACCGTGCTGGCCGCGTTCCTCTCGTACTGCCCGGGCATGGAGAAGGGTCTGCGCATGTACCCCCTGAA ACTCGTCTGGTGGTTCCCGGCTATTCCATTTGCGCTGGCTATCTTCATCTATGACGAGACCCGTCGTTTCTACTTGCGCCGCAACCCCGGAGGCTGGTTGGAGCAGGAGACCTACTATTAA